ACTGGTGCTGGAATTGCCCGGCGCAAGCAGCTTCAACAGCAACGTCCGCTAACCGAAACAACGCAAAACCCTGTGGGAGCGAGCTTGCTCGCGATAGCGGCCTGTCATTCGACATCTCTGTTGACTGACACGGCCTCATCGCGAGCAAGCTCGCTCCCACATTCGTTTTTGAGGATGCGCGCAAAGGTGTTTTCGCCATTTCCCGTTTTTTTCACATCCCATCCGGATAATTCTCCGGTGCCTGGCCGCTGAGCCAGCCCTGATTGTGCTATTACCCTTAGCCTGAATTTCTGGAACGCATTCCCGATGGCCACCCGACCGCTTCCAACTGCACAAACTTCCCGCCGTCCACGCTTTTTCATGCGCTGGTATTACTGGTTGTTGCTGGTGATCGTTGCGGGTTACGGCTTGGCGTTTGCGATGCATTGGGACGACCGTGGCCTGCTGTGGGTGCTCGAGCGTTTCGAGAGCCCGACCGAGCGCAAGGAAAGCATCTGGCTGCCGGATTACCAGGCAGTGATCGATGGCAAAGCGCTGCCGGGCATGGAAAAGGACGAGGCGTCCGACCTCGCTTACAACCCGCAAACCAAAACCCTGTTTGCCGTCATGGGCAAAAATCCGTTCCTGGTTGAGCTCAATCTGCAGGGCGACGTGCTGCGCAAAATGCCGCTGGTGGGCTGGAGCAATCCGGAAGGCCTGACGGTAATGGCCAATGGTTTGATCGCCATCACCGATGAGCGCGAACACCTGCTGTCGATCGTCAAGATCGATGCCGACACCCGCGAACTGCAACGCGACAACTTCCCCAAATATGACCTCGGCACGTCTGTGGATCAGAACAAAGCGTTCGAGGCGGTCGCCTGGGATTCGCGCAATCAACAACTGTTGCTCGGCGAAGAACGCCCGCCCGCGTTATTCACCTGGAAAAGCGACGGCAGCCAGACGCTCAGCGGCGACAAGCAGAAACTCGCCAGCAACGAACTGGACATCCGTAACCTCTCGGCGCTGGCCATCGACCCGCGCACCGGGCACACCCTGGTGTTGTCGGCCGACTCGCACCTGTTGCTGGAACTGGACGAGACGGGCGAGCAGGTCAGCTTCATGACCCTGCTCGGCGGCTTCAACGGTTTGAAAAAAACCATCCCCCGCGCCGAGGGCGTGACCATGGACGAGGCGGGCACGCTGTACATGGTCAGCGAGCCGAATCTGTTTTATCGCTTCGAAAAACAGAAATAGCCTACAGCGCAAGGGTGGCGCGCGGGCGCAGGTTAAGGTAAATCTGCTGCACCGCGGCAATAGGCCATTAAGCTTCAGTTCAGACAGCCGTGGTATTTCATCCGCCCGCCCTGTTTTCGAGCTGCCCGAATGCGCCGACTTGCCCGCCCCAAACCACTGGTTTCAATCTTTCTGGTGATTGCCCTGATCGCGCTGGTCGCGATCGGTCAATACATGCGCCTGTTCGAACGCGCCTGGTTCAATCTGCAAGTGGCTTGGCATCCTTACGGCGAGCAGTCGATTGGCCTGGACCAGTATCGGGTGGTGATCGAGGCGCAGGTGATCGACGGGCTCGACGACGATGTCTCGGCGCTGACTTACGATCCGGTGCGCAAAAGCCTGTTCACGGTGACCAACAAAAATGCCGAACTGGTCGAGATGTCGCTGGAGGGCAAGATCCTGCGACGCATCGCGCTGATCGGCTTCGGCGACGCGGAAGCGGTGGAGTACATCAGCGCCGACACCTACGTGATCTCCGACGAGCGCCAGCAGCGCCTGATCAAGATTCATCTGGAAAAAGACACGACGTTCCTCGACGCCGATGACGCCGAACAGATGACCCTCGGTGTGCACATGAGCAGCAACAAGGGTTTCGAAGGCCTGGCGTATGACTCGGTGGGCAAGCGCCTGTTTGTCGCCAAGGAACGCGACCCGATGCTGATCTACGAAGTGCAGGGCTTCCCGCATTACAACCCGGAAAAGTCCTACGCGGTGCACGTGGTCAACAACCCCAAGCGCGATGCCGGGATGTTTGTGCGTGACCTGTCGAGCCTGCAATACGATGAGCGCAGCGGCCATTTGATGGCGCTGTCGGATGAATCGCGGCTGATTATCGAAATGGACGTGGACGGCCGACCGTTGAGCACGATGTCACTGAACAAGGGGCGTCAGGGGCTGAAGCGGACAGTGCCGCAGGCGGAAGGGATTGCGATGGACGACGACGGCGTGTTGTACCTCGTCAGCGAGCCGAACCTGTTTTACACCTTCAAAAAACCGGCGCAACCCTAGCCGTCACCCCAAAACCCTGTAGGAGCAAAGCTTGCTCGCGAACAACGAAAACGCGGTCCGTCAGACACACCGCTGTTCGCGAGCAAGCTTTGCTCCTACAAGAGCGCTATGCGTCAGGCCTTGAGGGTTTTCACGCCTTCAGGGGTGCCCAGCAACAGCAAGTCCGCCGGGCGCGCCGCGAACAGGCCGTTGGTGACGACGCCGACAATCGCGTTGATCTGCTTTTCCAGTTCGACCGGATTGGTGATCTGCATGTTGAACACATCAAGAATGATGTTGCCGTTGTCGGTCAGCACGCCTTCGCGGTAAACCGGGTCGCCGCCCAGTTTCACCAGCTCGCGAGCGACGTGGCTGCGGGCCATCGGGATCACTTCGACTGGCAGCGGGAACTCGCCGAGCACCGACACCAGTTTGCTGCCGTCAGCGATGCAGATGAAGGTCTTGGCCACTGCCGCGACAATCTTCTCGCGGGTCAGGGCTGCGCCGCCGCCC
The window above is part of the Pseudomonas prosekii genome. Proteins encoded here:
- a CDS encoding SdiA-regulated domain-containing protein, giving the protein MATRPLPTAQTSRRPRFFMRWYYWLLLVIVAGYGLAFAMHWDDRGLLWVLERFESPTERKESIWLPDYQAVIDGKALPGMEKDEASDLAYNPQTKTLFAVMGKNPFLVELNLQGDVLRKMPLVGWSNPEGLTVMANGLIAITDEREHLLSIVKIDADTRELQRDNFPKYDLGTSVDQNKAFEAVAWDSRNQQLLLGEERPPALFTWKSDGSQTLSGDKQKLASNELDIRNLSALAIDPRTGHTLVLSADSHLLLELDETGEQVSFMTLLGGFNGLKKTIPRAEGVTMDEAGTLYMVSEPNLFYRFEKQK
- the rpiA gene encoding ribose-5-phosphate isomerase RpiA, which encodes MTQDQLKQAVAQAAVDFILPKLDDKSIVGVGTGSTANCFIDALAKHKGAFDGAVASSEATAARLKGHGIPVYELNTVSDLEFYVDGADESDAHLNLIKGGGAALTREKIVAAVAKTFICIADGSKLVSVLGEFPLPVEVIPMARSHVARELVKLGGDPVYREGVLTDNGNIILDVFNMQITNPVELEKQINAIVGVVTNGLFAARPADLLLLGTPEGVKTLKA
- a CDS encoding SdiA-regulated domain-containing protein, whose protein sequence is MRRLARPKPLVSIFLVIALIALVAIGQYMRLFERAWFNLQVAWHPYGEQSIGLDQYRVVIEAQVIDGLDDDVSALTYDPVRKSLFTVTNKNAELVEMSLEGKILRRIALIGFGDAEAVEYISADTYVISDERQQRLIKIHLEKDTTFLDADDAEQMTLGVHMSSNKGFEGLAYDSVGKRLFVAKERDPMLIYEVQGFPHYNPEKSYAVHVVNNPKRDAGMFVRDLSSLQYDERSGHLMALSDESRLIIEMDVDGRPLSTMSLNKGRQGLKRTVPQAEGIAMDDDGVLYLVSEPNLFYTFKKPAQP